AAATCTCAATATTCGAATCAGTAACTAATCCACGGTCATTGTTTGCGCGCCACCACCGTACTACTCTTTTTCGTTGCCAAAACTGGTCCTAAACATCGTTTCTTCCTGGCGCTAGCGCTATTGTTCCAGGAACTCGTCTGATTATTGATCTCCACTTTCATGAGCCAATATTACCTTACTGGTAGAATGCCATTTTCTCGTGAAATGAACAGAGTGAATTATTTGTTAGAACTGATTGCGAACTTCCTTATTAGCATTTCTCAGTTAATTGGTTGTATGAGGCAATTCCGGCAAAAAGAAGGAACACTGTTTTACGTTCGTTTTTTATCTCAAGGCAGTCTGAGGTCGCTTTTGTTCGCAACCTATCCGCCACTTGGAACAAACAGACGAGGATCCGTTTGGATTGAAGATATTGTGGATATGAATACGTGTATAGAAAGTGTTTCATTCAACTTTAGAAATGAATTCCTCAGAGGACTATAGTTTCTTGTCGTAGAATGAAATCTTGACTTTttataaagtggataaaggagaaagtgtctggcattaatcatttcgcttgggacgcgccactacgttcacttcaattcagaatcctttgTGGGTTgcgtttagttttttttttttttttttttggtaataaGCTAGGTGGAAATTCGCACAATTTTAGACACCAGCGGCTAGATAAAGGAGAAGGTAAAGGTTTGACAGCAGAactaaagaacaaaaagttggaataatatgaatatttgGAGGAAAGGTTGTTCGAGATTAAAAAGAAGCGATGTCTTATTGTTGTTGTGGACGATtgtctttttgttgttgtttctttctaGCACCTCTCATCCCCTTTAGCTGTTATGTGTGGGAAATTTACGTGAGAAAATTCATTTGCATCTGCTAGAAAAATGACACCATGAATACATACATGCGGCTCTTCGTCTTAACCTCTTAAGAATTCCCTGAGAAACGGCAGCAGCTAGCAATTATTACATTCATCGAGTATACTGTCTGATGTACACACCTCCAATCATTTCATTCCATAACATTGCTCCGATAATTTCATTATAAGCTAAACaagaattccttttttcggACGAATATCTTGAATTTCCCATTGTTTCCGATGTGCCGCATTGTGCATGTTTCTAGGTTTCGTAGCTGATTTCATGATTTCGCATTGACAGCCATGCGATGGTAGACTCTGAGATCACAAGTCTTCATACTGCATTTGTCATCATCTACCTTCAAGTGAGTTTTTTGTGTGtataatatttttgttcaacGTGAAAATGATGTCATTCTAATGAATGTTCTTTCTCACCAATTCTCGCatattaatctttttttttggtccgCAGATGAACGTTCCTTTgggaaaaattctcttcttaaCGGAAATTAAGTGTAACGTGCTTTAGTAAAGTGCACGTCATGGGTGAATCCTTATGAGGATGCGCCTACTCGTTCGACCTTAATTCAGGACCGTTCGAGGGTTATGAATGCGTGTGCGGCCTTAAAATGACTTCCCAAtttgttaagtcagtgttttttatcctaccagacaACTCCGGTACAATTTTGTCGATCCtggagagatgaaagacttggttgacACCAGAGCTGTTTCTAACCAGCGATCTTGTAGTCACAGTCGTCGACTGCTACATCCACCCTCTTAGCGGCAATATcaagtaataattaattttcgattttttcgattGTCTACTTTGATTTGAGCATTAGGAAGCACATAATACCGGAAGCCTTGCATTTAAACTAAAAGCACTATGTTTACTTCCAATATGGCGGTAAAACGTGTGGATAAAAACTTCTAGGGATAGAATTTCCATATTTGCTGGAAACATGATTATTTGCAGCAAACCTATGCGAATTTCCAATCCGTTCTCTTTGATGGAAATGTTTATGATAATAAAGCATTTTCCAGAGGCAAATGAATGAAGGGAAATTGTTATTGTGTTTACATCATCACCTCATGTAAAATCAACACGATAACGTAAGAagatatttttgaagtattttttagaaaaccGTTAGAAAGGTGTTGAAATAGAAGGTGAGCGGGTCATAAGAAAAGCTCGAACCTTCGTATCGTTTTATAGTTGAGTTGCagaatttctcttctatttgcAAATTTGATAAATTCTCTTCTTGCAAAGTCTTTTCAAAAGTTAATTATagctttctcattttttccccgCAAGAACTCTTTTAGCACCCCAGACACAAGTAGTGAAACTTTGCAAAATGATTTGCTCCATAGGATATGGCGCTACGGGACGaaacgaaaatattttgattcaGAATGTAAAATGACGTCTATCCATTATAGTGCTCTTAATTCGTAGTCGTTGGTATGTGCCTGCGGATAACGATAGTTCAACTAAAGGGtacaaaaatattataaaaattttaaaaaattctagcAGTTAATAATTTGTAATAGTCCACCAATATGCCGTGAGTCAACAGTCAGCCAACAAAGTGAGaaattcgttttcattttaccATTCCCAATCTCATTTTTTATCCGATCACTTGAAAAGGAGGGATATGGGTGGCGAATCAATCTCTTAATCACATATGGTGATGTCCATTCCGAGTTCAGTACGACTgcattttccttcatttataCAATTCCAGGAAATCGCATGGATTTCAGCTCCGCTCCTAATCAGTGCGAATGTTTTCCTGCATGCATGTATTCGGAAACTAGAATCAGGTGAGCGCTCTTTGAATTGTCGCTGTAGAAAGTATCTTATTGTTTTGAATGATCAGAGTTGTTTTCATATTGATCACTTTGACGCCCGTTGCGCTTTAGAGTGATCAAATTCGACTCATTAATTTCTCTACCCGGTTGCGTGCGAGTGTCGCTGACTTCTCCATCAGCGTGaaacacgaagagcatcaaattTTACCTGTTTGAACTTGCGTGGAGGTTTCACCGTAGAGTCAGCGATCTTCTTGAGTGAGTCTAATATCGCGTGAAACCCAGTCGcacacggctctggtccaacggttttttttggaaagcatCACCTGCACGACTCATACTATTTTGTTTCCCTTGGCAAACTCTGCTGTGTCTCTAATCTTCAATCTCTGAAGCAGGACAGTTCGAATTCTGCTCGTCATTTGTGTAAAGCGGAATACTTCTAGAATGTTTCGATTAAGTGTTCAATGACCCTTACCCCGTATTCTTCCTGTTTGCAAAGTGCTCAGGTTTCAAGCGCATGCTAAGAAAGCTCCTGACGAGCCCGAGAGTCaagtcatttttcattctctattTCCGACTATAATCATAAGCTAGCGTATTCGAATATGTTCCTTTCACGGAAGTTAAATGGGGCATCCGGCATCCATCTGTTtttcatgaacatcgtcttttgagATTCAGCTTAAGACTTGTGCTTCCACAGCAAAAGATGGTGTTATTGCCGACCGTCAAGCTATCTTTATGTATAAAGTAGGAAtaccttggttgtccaaggcctccatgaccgcttcgtTCTCAACGGCATCAAAGGCTTTATtgaaatcgatgaaagtgagacacagcggcGTCTTGTACTCTCAcgatacttctatgagttttgaaaccgtgTGTACGAGGTCAATCGTCTTGAACCCTTTCTGAAACCCTGCTTCATcacatggctgtccttcatctgaTGTTGTTTCTATTCTGTGcaggattactcttgtgaagaatTTGTAGACAGATATTAAGCAGATCGGACGATAgctgccgatgtcatgtggatctccctttttatacaacacggtcttgctggtcttccactgtttaggagcCTTGCATTTCGACAGATAACGAGTGGAGAACCTCGCCAGTGTGTAGATGAGGACTGGCTGAAGCTACTTCAAAGGTTCTGGCTTGATTCTTTCGAGACCGTGTaaagtacgattcttcaccgacatgatggcaGTCATTGCTGTTTTATGACTAGCTCTTAGCTTAAAGTTCGGACGGGCGTAGCGAATGCTCTGTCCCGCCTCTGGAGCTTCAgtcaacacttctgctcttatctttgaggtcttccttATTGCCTCTCTGCAAACCTTTGCGAGCCTGGACGTGAGTTTttggttgcctgcagctcgtgcagctccacgctgacgtatcagctctaGAGTTTTCGGAGACAGgtgtctcttggtggttttgaaactcttagCTTTAGTCGTACAGTTGTGAAGACGTTTTAGAAGCGATGAATGTCGTCGATGAAGAGATCGTCGTCGATGTTGCCCATGGCGGAATCTTTCCAAAACTCGACAAGCGAAGCCAAGAGTTCCTAGCCACTGGTAGTTCTGGTTCTTCGCTTAGTGAATTTCGCAGTTTTCGCTTCTCTCCGtgcgaaagaaaatctttttcaaagtaggcgatggtccgatcccgtgtaaaactttggcacaacagcgacatccgtcaggcaaaaccttttgcTGACGATGATGTGATCAATTTCATTATGGTACCCTCTGAtaggtgactcccacgtctaGCGTTCAACCTCTAGAACCACCTTGGAGTTCCCATGGAAGGTCTTAGTCGTCGTGATGAACTCGGAGTGCCTTCCCCccgttcattccattgtaggtggtgggtcccgatgtgacgTTCCCCAGGCGTTCTTCTCGGGTCAATTTTGGCGTTGGAATCGTTGAaaccaactatgaccttgtagaaagtatgatcttctcggtagaacttctaaagatccatatagaaagcttcgatttcttcttcttcgtagcttgatatTGGAGCATAAACaacgaagattgtcaaagctggggttgaaccacatcttctcattcgTAAACGTCCAattcgtaagttgttcgaaagagtcgttGTTTGctgccatattcgtgttgacgaggtcACCAATTCCTCTAATCTACGCACaatcctaagaacagttctccaGTGTCATACACGACGTTCAGTGGGTGgtgtctcggtcagtccgaatACGTCGTACTCAAACCTCCTGGCTTGCattatcagatcttcaatggccgcatccgatgcaagcgtccgggcgttataagtacagatcgtcatctcagtccttttccgtttcagtAGCCTACTttactcctgcaaccccgtcctcctggcgctaccgtaccaggctttactccggaatcaggagactgatttctattactgtgttctgaataaaaatttaaaacccatgggcaggttgcgaGTCTCTAGTTCCAtgagttttgggagaacgCTGCGCTCTCCCTGAGTGGACAGATGGAGGTtctttgttggaggcgactccaaaccgcttcccttgcacctcccagtcacttgattgcaggcttttggccggacagGCGTGCGGAATACGGTAGTATTATAAGCCCATcttggcacagcagaaacagggagtccatcccctgaatgcACCTGTGTCTAAGGGCAGGAACAAGGTCTCTTTTGGTTTTCGGTTAGCCCCATATCCACTACCTGGAGACGCGCCACGTaacctcgcgactaaccggccgTGTCCCCTCTAATAAGGGAGATTCATGGTGTTCAGATCTTACATTATGTTGTTATATACCCATTTACTTA
This is a stretch of genomic DNA from Necator americanus strain Aroian chromosome II, whole genome shotgun sequence. It encodes these proteins:
- a CDS encoding hypothetical protein (NECATOR_CHRII.G5333.T1); this encodes MSLLCQSFTRDRTIAYFEKDFLSHGEKRKLRNSLSEEPELPVARNSWLRLSSFGKIPPWATSTTISSSTTFIASKTSSQLYD